One part of the Bacteroidia bacterium genome encodes these proteins:
- a CDS encoding DUF4249 domain-containing protein: MKYLIKLIIISSSLFLFSCEEVIEIDLNESNPQWVIEARIDDETNEALVDISKTSSYFEPGEAEVGTGATVSISSSTGDSYELTEYAPGKYRAPDVNLQLQEQYELKVELEGKTYEAISILQAPLEIDSLITEYRAGGLGPGEGYYVRLAFQDPPGVRNYLRLEIYVNGEARPDIGLYDDNLTDGNEIAFPLFIDPFELGDTVEIKAHAVDYEVYRYWTGLSSIVGEEPGGGDSAAPANPPSNISNDALGYFGVSSVRTVSTVIQ, from the coding sequence ATGAAATATCTTATAAAACTCATCATAATAAGCAGTTCTCTCTTTCTTTTTTCTTGTGAAGAAGTGATAGAGATAGACCTCAATGAATCTAATCCTCAATGGGTGATCGAAGCCCGAATTGATGATGAAACAAATGAAGCCCTTGTTGACATCAGCAAGACTAGCAGCTATTTCGAGCCGGGAGAAGCAGAAGTTGGGACAGGAGCGACCGTAAGCATTAGCAGTAGTACTGGAGATAGCTATGAGCTGACAGAGTATGCTCCAGGAAAGTATCGTGCCCCGGATGTAAACCTCCAATTGCAAGAGCAGTATGAATTGAAAGTGGAATTGGAGGGTAAAACCTATGAAGCCATCAGTATTTTGCAAGCTCCGCTGGAGATCGATTCTCTGATAACAGAATATCGTGCGGGAGGACTAGGGCCGGGAGAAGGCTACTATGTGCGACTTGCTTTTCAGGATCCTCCCGGAGTAAGAAACTATCTTCGCTTAGAGATCTATGTGAATGGTGAAGCCCGTCCGGATATAGGGCTTTATGATGATAATTTGACGGATGGTAATGAGATAGCCTTTCCTTTGTTTATTGATCCCTTTGAATTAGGAGATACAGTAGAGATCAAAGCGCATGCAGTGGATTATGAAGTTTATCGCTACTGGACCGGTCTGAGTAGCATAGTGGGGGAAGAGCCCGGAGGAGGCGATTCCGCAGCACCTGCCAATCCTCCCAGCAATATCAGCAATGATGCTTTGGGATATTTTGGAGTGTCTTCGGTAAGGACCGTCAGCACAGTGATACAATAA
- a CDS encoding TonB-dependent receptor: MKQILLTICACMLGSVLLGQDRATLSGYVKDASSGESMIGASILIPQLKAGTYSNEYGYYSLSVPKGDYQIIYRFLGYRPDTLSISLHESITQDIELILEGTQLEEVVIEAESAEERLASTEMGTEQLSIETIKKMPVLFGETDVLKSIQLLPGVKPAAEGNSGFFVRGGGADQNLILLDEAPVYNPSHLLGFFSVFNGDAIKSTKLYKGNMPASYGGRLSSALDVRMKDGNKKKFGVSGGIGLISSRLTLEGPIVEDKSSFIISGRRTYADAFLALSNDSSLNNTQLYFYDLNMKANYVLGEKDQIFLSGYFGRDAMGFGDDFGIDWGNATATLRWNHLFSNKLFLNSSFIYSDYDYEVSLNAAEAKITSGIKDFNWKEDFSWYANENHTLDFGLNIIHHTFVPGAVSAESEASFLNEKLPERYALESAAYVSHEVSFGNKLKIDYGLRASNFSVLGPGTVYEYSNEGVAIDSTVYEDGEVIKNYFGLEPRFSASLVLNETQSLKGSYSRNRQYVHLISSSTTSNPTDVWLPSSEIIKPEIADQFSLGYYKVFPQTGYEGSVEVYYKDLQNQIEYQDGANLLLDETVETQLAFGRGWSYGAEFMLKKTTGKLTGWVSYTWSRTLREFEEINNGEPFSARQDRIHDVSVVASYQFSPKWNFGASWVYATGDAASFPSGSYQIGDQLVPYYTERNGYRFPANHRLDLSATWYGKKPNTNLNFSVYNAYNRHNAYSIDFREVAGEPGNTEAVKTYLFSIIPSLTWNFAF, translated from the coding sequence ATGAAACAAATACTTTTAACGATCTGTGCCTGCATGCTGGGAAGTGTACTCCTGGGCCAGGATCGTGCTACTTTGTCCGGCTATGTCAAAGATGCCTCCTCTGGAGAAAGTATGATCGGGGCAAGTATCCTGATCCCGCAGCTCAAAGCCGGAACCTATTCAAATGAGTACGGCTATTATTCTTTGAGTGTACCCAAAGGAGACTATCAAATCATTTACCGCTTTTTGGGCTATCGTCCGGATACCCTTTCCATTTCTCTACATGAATCAATCACGCAGGACATCGAGTTGATCCTCGAAGGAACACAATTGGAAGAAGTAGTAATCGAAGCGGAGTCAGCCGAAGAACGCCTTGCCTCTACTGAAATGGGAACTGAGCAATTGAGCATAGAGACTATCAAGAAAATGCCGGTACTTTTTGGAGAAACCGATGTCTTGAAATCCATTCAGCTTCTGCCCGGAGTAAAGCCTGCTGCGGAAGGAAATAGTGGCTTTTTTGTACGGGGTGGTGGAGCAGATCAAAACCTCATCCTTCTGGATGAAGCCCCTGTGTATAATCCCTCGCATTTGCTGGGCTTCTTTTCGGTTTTCAATGGAGACGCCATCAAAAGCACCAAACTGTACAAAGGAAATATGCCGGCTTCTTATGGAGGACGACTTTCTTCGGCTTTGGATGTGCGGATGAAAGATGGGAATAAAAAGAAATTTGGCGTATCCGGGGGAATCGGATTGATTTCTTCCCGTCTGACCCTGGAAGGGCCTATCGTTGAGGATAAGTCTTCTTTCATTATTTCCGGTCGGAGAACCTATGCGGATGCTTTTCTTGCCCTCTCCAATGATTCTTCCCTCAACAATACTCAACTATATTTCTATGATCTGAATATGAAAGCCAATTATGTGCTGGGGGAAAAAGATCAGATTTTCCTGTCTGGATATTTTGGCAGAGATGCTATGGGATTTGGAGATGACTTTGGGATAGATTGGGGAAATGCAACGGCAACTTTGCGATGGAACCACCTCTTTAGCAATAAACTCTTCCTCAATAGCTCCTTTATCTATAGTGATTACGATTATGAGGTTAGTTTAAATGCTGCCGAGGCAAAGATCACTTCCGGGATCAAGGATTTTAACTGGAAAGAAGATTTTAGCTGGTATGCCAATGAGAACCATACGCTCGATTTTGGCTTGAATATAATTCACCACACTTTTGTCCCAGGGGCGGTAAGTGCCGAAAGCGAGGCATCCTTTCTCAATGAAAAGCTGCCCGAACGCTATGCCCTTGAATCGGCGGCTTATGTTTCGCATGAAGTCTCTTTCGGCAACAAACTAAAAATCGACTATGGCCTTCGTGCTTCCAATTTCTCTGTACTTGGACCGGGAACGGTTTATGAATACAGCAATGAAGGAGTAGCAATAGATTCCACCGTTTATGAGGATGGAGAAGTCATCAAAAATTATTTTGGATTGGAACCCCGATTCTCAGCCTCTTTGGTTCTCAACGAAACCCAATCCCTCAAAGGCTCTTATTCCCGCAACCGTCAATATGTTCATTTGATTTCCAGCTCTACCACCAGCAATCCTACAGATGTCTGGTTGCCGAGTTCTGAGATCATCAAGCCTGAGATCGCCGATCAATTTTCTTTGGGGTATTACAAAGTTTTTCCGCAAACAGGATATGAGGGATCCGTAGAGGTTTATTACAAAGACCTGCAAAACCAGATTGAATATCAGGATGGAGCTAATTTATTATTGGATGAAACGGTGGAGACGCAATTGGCATTTGGAAGGGGTTGGTCTTATGGTGCCGAATTTATGCTAAAGAAAACGACAGGTAAACTCACAGGCTGGGTATCCTATACCTGGTCGAGAACCCTTCGTGAATTTGAGGAGATCAACAATGGAGAGCCTTTTTCTGCTCGGCAGGATCGCATCCATGACGTTTCCGTGGTAGCTAGTTATCAGTTCAGCCCTAAATGGAATTTCGGAGCCAGTTGGGTATATGCGACTGGAGATGCTGCCAGTTTCCCAAGTGGGAGTTATCAAATCGGAGATCAGCTGGTCCCTTATTACACCGAAAGAAATGGCTACCGCTTTCCTGCCAATCATCGCCTGGACCTGAGTGCTACCTGGTATGGTAAAAAGCCTAATACCAATCTGAACTTCTCTGTCTACAATGCTTACAACCGGCACAACGCCTATTCCATTGACTTTCGCGAAGTAGCTGGAGAGCCCGGGAATACCGAAGCTGTCAAGACCTATTTATTTTCCATCATTCCATCCCTTACCTGGAACTTTGCATTCTAA
- a CDS encoding helix-turn-helix domain-containing protein, with the protein MQAQFPIDLSLLPLIIGAFLSLLTSQLLIWRHLDNKLGNRLLAGIVLVMGFVCLDGMLMVSPVELYPIWLLRASGVVATLYGPLLFLYIKAFTTKDFRLRSRHAIHLLPALLFFMGMVFIFRNEAEFLEKVKEFRENMGNNGPRAPGLGLIFLALFYFALSFRLVRKFRIHVARSSSFIDQDRFRWLMFLFGVLLLPVLSALFTFILINLTPLVIVPGYGASLLLLLIHLLYILKPEVFSGYPLELRINEETETRYESSPLSPNQKESYLKKLMLHMEREKSYLKPELTLSELAAELNMNTRYLSQIINEKRQMNFMDFINGYRIELAQELLKSNSHKNFTVLAIAQESGFKSRSAFYEAFRKQTGTTPANYRKSSPA; encoded by the coding sequence GTGCAAGCACAATTTCCCATAGACCTTAGCCTCCTTCCGCTAATAATAGGAGCGTTTTTGAGTTTGCTGACTTCTCAGCTACTCATCTGGCGGCATTTGGACAATAAGCTTGGCAATCGCCTTCTTGCAGGGATTGTATTGGTGATGGGCTTTGTTTGCCTGGACGGCATGCTGATGGTCTCTCCGGTAGAACTCTATCCTATCTGGCTCTTGAGGGCTTCTGGAGTAGTGGCTACTTTATATGGACCTCTATTATTCCTTTACATCAAAGCCTTTACTACCAAGGACTTTCGACTTCGATCCAGACATGCGATTCATTTACTTCCTGCCCTGCTATTTTTTATGGGGATGGTCTTCATTTTTAGAAATGAAGCGGAGTTTCTGGAAAAGGTGAAGGAGTTTCGGGAGAATATGGGGAATAATGGGCCGCGTGCTCCGGGTTTAGGTCTCATCTTTCTCGCTTTATTTTATTTCGCTCTTTCTTTTAGACTTGTAAGAAAATTCCGCATACACGTAGCCAGGAGTTCTTCCTTCATTGACCAGGATCGCTTTCGATGGCTGATGTTTCTCTTTGGGGTTTTGCTCTTACCTGTCTTGAGTGCCCTCTTTACTTTCATCCTGATCAACCTCACTCCTCTCGTTATCGTGCCCGGTTATGGAGCCAGTTTATTATTATTACTCATTCACCTCCTCTATATACTAAAGCCGGAAGTTTTCTCAGGCTATCCCCTCGAACTGCGAATCAATGAGGAGACAGAGACGAGATATGAATCTTCTCCCCTTTCCCCTAATCAAAAAGAAAGCTACCTGAAAAAATTGATGCTCCATATGGAAAGGGAAAAATCCTACCTAAAACCGGAACTGACCCTCTCCGAACTAGCCGCAGAACTCAACATGAATACACGCTACTTATCTCAGATCATAAATGAGAAACGGCAGATGAATTTCATGGACTTTATCAATGGTTATCGGATAGAACTCGCTCAGGAACTTCTAAAAAGCAACTCACATAAAAACTTCACAGTCCTTGCCATTGCTCAGGAATCCGGCTTTAAATCTCGCTCTGCTTTTTATGAAGCCTTCCGTAAACAGACCGGAACCACTCCCGCTAATTATCGAAAATCCTCCCCGGCCTAA
- a CDS encoding NUDIX hydrolase: protein MQESLQDAHKFKLWKNNLIENGLDIHEIKEVYTRPRHNGEVLFSLVMLDATTPEGKKIPPICFLKGTVISILICLIDKDTKEKYALLVKQRRICNGAMVYETVAGMVDKDDDPFDVAVKETEEETGLKIDPAIVHRLGDEPLYVSTGTSDEAMYFYYAELELSYEEIMSYHNVEQGIISEHEHIFTHVCPLADAKKLITNTNGLLNVHMYEDVLRERA, encoded by the coding sequence ATGCAAGAATCCCTCCAAGATGCACACAAATTCAAGCTCTGGAAAAATAACCTGATCGAGAATGGGCTCGATATCCATGAAATAAAGGAGGTATATACCCGGCCTAGACACAATGGAGAGGTGCTTTTTTCGCTGGTCATGTTGGATGCAACTACCCCTGAAGGAAAAAAGATTCCCCCCATCTGTTTTTTAAAAGGAACTGTGATTTCCATTCTCATTTGTTTGATTGATAAGGATACAAAGGAGAAGTATGCCTTACTGGTAAAACAGCGACGCATCTGCAATGGGGCTATGGTGTATGAAACTGTAGCAGGGATGGTAGATAAAGATGATGATCCCTTTGATGTGGCAGTAAAAGAAACGGAAGAAGAAACCGGATTGAAAATTGATCCTGCGATTGTGCATCGTCTTGGAGATGAGCCTTTGTATGTATCTACTGGTACTTCGGATGAGGCTATGTATTTTTATTATGCAGAACTGGAATTGAGCTATGAAGAGATTATGTCTTATCACAATGTAGAGCAGGGCATCATCTCCGAACATGAACATATTTTTACGCATGTGTGTCCTTTGGCTGATGCAAAAAAGCTCATCACCAATACCAATGGTCTGCTCAATGTGCACATGTATGAAGATGTCCTAAGGGAGAGGGCATAG
- the mltG gene encoding endolytic transglycosylase MltG has translation MKRWLIILFIVGLGFAFYGYRMVFSSNVKTPEGKDTEIFIPTGADYLTVANKLQEGKLLGDIRAFHMVSRMMNYTHTVKPGRYVLKDGMSSRELITKLRSGDQSPVKFTFVKFRTPDQLAEHVGNKLEMDKEDFLAVLNDKDFLKKHNGLTPETAMTVFIPNTYEMWWNVKPKAFFERMFSEYKKFWNEERNAKRQKLKLNRLEVMALASIVEEETNKNDEKSKVAGVYLNRIREGMLLQADPTVKFAVGDFTLRRILNKHLQVDSPYNTYLYPGIPPAPICTPSIPSIDAVLNEEKHNYLYFCANIDGSGYHKFSTSLSEHNAYARQYHQMLNQRGIR, from the coding sequence ATGAAACGTTGGCTTATTATCCTTTTTATCGTTGGACTTGGTTTTGCCTTTTATGGCTATCGTATGGTCTTTTCTTCTAACGTAAAAACACCTGAAGGCAAAGACACAGAAATTTTTATTCCTACAGGTGCAGATTACCTGACCGTAGCCAATAAATTACAAGAGGGGAAACTCCTCGGTGATATACGTGCCTTCCATATGGTTTCTCGCATGATGAATTATACCCATACGGTAAAACCGGGTCGATACGTCCTCAAAGATGGGATGAGTAGCCGGGAATTGATCACAAAATTGAGATCGGGAGATCAAAGTCCCGTCAAGTTTACCTTTGTGAAATTCCGTACGCCGGATCAGTTGGCGGAGCATGTGGGGAATAAACTGGAGATGGATAAAGAAGATTTTCTGGCCGTTTTGAATGATAAAGACTTTCTCAAGAAACATAATGGACTGACTCCGGAAACTGCAATGACAGTCTTTATCCCAAATACTTATGAAATGTGGTGGAACGTTAAACCCAAAGCTTTCTTTGAGCGCATGTTTTCTGAGTATAAGAAATTCTGGAATGAGGAAAGGAATGCCAAACGTCAGAAACTGAAACTCAATCGCCTTGAAGTTATGGCTCTCGCCTCTATTGTGGAGGAAGAAACCAATAAAAATGATGAGAAATCAAAAGTAGCAGGTGTTTACCTCAACCGTATCCGTGAAGGCATGCTTTTGCAGGCAGATCCTACGGTTAAATTTGCAGTAGGCGATTTTACCCTTAGAAGAATCCTCAATAAACACTTGCAAGTAGACTCTCCCTATAATACCTATCTCTATCCGGGTATTCCTCCTGCGCCTATTTGTACGCCTTCTATTCCTTCTATAGATGCTGTTCTCAATGAGGAGAAACATAATTATTTGTATTTCTGTGCAAATATTGATGGAAGTGGATACCATAAATTCTCCACCTCTCTCTCGGAGCATAATGCTTATGCTCGTCAGTATCATCAGATGTTGAACCAGCGGGGGATCAGGTAG